Proteins encoded within one genomic window of Xylophilus sp. GOD-11R:
- a CDS encoding response regulator, which produces MSVDRNYINTSIDRSQHTVLVVEDDPAMRYANARTIRVGGFQTLEVGTGAEALDAVRNWQVSAVVLDVNLPDIDGFTICRTLRADPRTMLLPVIHLSAAYVQNEDKVEGLNAGADAYLVHPAEPAVLLATLQALIRARNAEENVRRADTRFAAVYSQALSGIALVRSDGVMADVNPALAALLGLSADRLVGRAVAEFAPAGWAEFVQDKTVGAFEEGNPWFGEFPLMRSDGRLVHLEWSISSHVEPGLRVAIAVDVSERIELDRRRQEVLEREQAARAVAERHSRTKDDFVAVLSHELRTPLNSIAGWVHILHRRGGSPELMKGLEAIDRNVKAQARIIADILDVSRINSGKLRLDPESVDPAEVVSASVDALRDAIDEKSLQVALDWRVGAHAPAWLDVTRFQQIVWNLLTNAIKFSDDRGRVELSLQREGDTLVLEVRDHGRGIEPAFLEHLFDRFSQSDSPDNRLHGGLGLGLSIVRHLAELHGGVASAHSEGLGQGSVMRVTLQVAVPAAGVAEGDAANERRGGIEQDASGERALDGLDVLIVEDNADASEMLTVVLADGGARVALAPHFDGALVQLASRWPDVLVSDIGLPGRDGYELIRQVRALEKGRGGRRLLSIAFTAFARPEDKARAIEAGFDAHLAKPLQPHLLMALIAELRRGAG; this is translated from the coding sequence GTGTCCGTCGACCGCAACTACATCAACACCTCGATCGACCGCAGCCAGCACACGGTGCTGGTGGTGGAAGACGACCCGGCCATGCGTTATGCCAACGCGCGCACCATCCGGGTGGGTGGCTTCCAGACGCTGGAGGTGGGCACCGGCGCCGAGGCGCTGGACGCGGTACGCAACTGGCAGGTATCGGCGGTGGTGCTCGACGTGAACCTCCCCGACATCGACGGCTTCACCATCTGTCGCACGCTGCGCGCCGACCCGCGCACCATGCTGCTGCCGGTGATCCACCTGTCGGCCGCCTATGTGCAGAACGAGGACAAGGTCGAAGGCCTGAACGCCGGCGCCGACGCCTATCTGGTGCATCCGGCCGAACCGGCGGTGTTGCTGGCTACGCTGCAGGCGCTGATCCGCGCGCGTAACGCCGAAGAGAACGTACGCCGCGCCGACACCCGCTTCGCCGCCGTCTACAGCCAGGCGCTCAGCGGCATCGCGCTGGTGCGTTCGGACGGCGTCATGGCGGACGTCAATCCCGCGCTCGCTGCCTTGTTGGGCCTGTCCGCCGACCGGTTGGTGGGCCGGGCGGTCGCCGAATTCGCGCCTGCCGGCTGGGCGGAATTCGTGCAGGACAAGACCGTCGGCGCCTTCGAGGAAGGCAATCCCTGGTTCGGCGAATTTCCGCTGATGCGCTCCGACGGCCGGCTGGTGCACCTGGAGTGGAGCATCTCCTCGCACGTGGAGCCGGGCTTGCGCGTGGCCATCGCGGTCGACGTGTCCGAGCGCATCGAACTCGACCGGCGGCGCCAGGAAGTGCTGGAGCGTGAGCAGGCCGCGCGGGCCGTCGCCGAGCGGCACAGCCGCACCAAGGACGACTTCGTGGCGGTGCTCTCGCACGAGCTGCGCACGCCGCTCAATTCCATCGCCGGCTGGGTGCACATCCTGCACCGGCGCGGCGGGTCGCCGGAGCTGATGAAAGGCCTGGAGGCGATCGACCGCAACGTGAAGGCGCAGGCCCGGATCATCGCGGACATCCTCGACGTGTCACGCATCAACAGCGGCAAGCTGCGGCTGGATCCCGAGTCGGTGGACCCGGCCGAGGTGGTGAGTGCTTCGGTCGACGCGCTGCGCGATGCCATCGACGAGAAATCGCTGCAGGTTGCGCTCGACTGGCGGGTCGGCGCGCACGCGCCGGCCTGGCTCGACGTCACCCGCTTCCAGCAGATCGTGTGGAATCTGTTGACCAACGCCATCAAGTTCTCGGACGACCGGGGCCGCGTCGAGCTGTCCTTGCAGCGCGAGGGCGACACGCTGGTTCTGGAGGTGCGCGACCACGGCCGGGGGATCGAGCCGGCCTTCCTGGAGCACTTGTTCGACCGCTTCAGCCAGAGCGATTCGCCGGACAACCGGCTGCATGGCGGGCTGGGCCTGGGGCTGTCCATCGTGCGCCACCTGGCCGAGCTGCACGGCGGTGTCGCCAGCGCCCACAGCGAAGGTCTGGGGCAGGGCAGTGTCATGCGGGTCACGCTGCAGGTGGCGGTGCCGGCGGCCGGCGTGGCCGAGGGGGATGCGGCGAACGAGCGGCGCGGGGGCATCGAGCAGGATGCTTCGGGCGAGCGTGCGCTCGACGGGCTCGATGTGCTGATCGTCGAGGACAACGCCGATGCGAGCGAGATGCTCACCGTCGTGCTGGCCGACGGGGGGGCGCGGGTGGCGTTGGCGCCGCATTTCGATGGGGCGCTGGTGCAGCTTGCGTCACGTTGGCCCGATGTGCTGGTGAGCGACATTGGGCTGCCGGGGCGTGATGGGTATGAGTTGATTCGGCAGGTGCGGGCGCTGGAGAAGGGCCGGGGCGGTCGGCGGCTGTTGTCGATCGCGTTCACTGCTTTTGCTCGGCCGGAAGATAAGGCTCGGGCGATCGAGGCTGGGTTCGATGCGCATCTGGCCAAGCCGTTGCAGCCGCATTTGTTGATGGCCTTGATCGCCGAGCTTCGGCGGGGGGCTGGGTAG
- a CDS encoding sensor histidine kinase, with translation MSDTTDQTPTPVQDTEDGQGALARALAEAAELRAELEETNRGVVALYAELDAQAEQLRRATELKSRFLAYMSHEFRTPINSIRSISRLLAEHTDGTLTPEQARQVGFIQSSSAEFADMVDDLLDLAKVEAGRVEISPAWFELVDLFQALRGMFKPVLDNPEVILVFEEPEGLPRLYTDDHKLSQILRNFISNALKFTARGEVRVSVRREGDEAVVFSVADTGIGIAPEFHSAVFDDYSQVNSPVQKRLRGTGLGLSLSKHLAILLGGSVSLQSALGEGSVFSVRLPLRTDSPEA, from the coding sequence ATGTCCGACACCACCGACCAGACGCCCACCCCCGTGCAGGACACGGAGGACGGGCAAGGCGCGCTCGCCCGCGCCCTGGCCGAGGCCGCCGAGCTGCGGGCCGAACTGGAAGAAACCAACCGCGGCGTGGTGGCGCTCTACGCCGAGCTCGACGCGCAGGCCGAACAACTGCGCCGCGCCACCGAGCTCAAGAGCCGTTTCCTGGCCTACATGAGCCACGAGTTCCGCACGCCGATCAATTCCATCCGCAGCATCTCGCGGCTGCTGGCCGAGCACACCGACGGCACGCTCACGCCCGAGCAGGCGCGGCAGGTCGGCTTCATTCAGAGCTCGTCTGCCGAGTTCGCCGACATGGTCGACGACCTGCTCGACCTGGCCAAGGTGGAGGCCGGGCGGGTCGAGATCTCGCCGGCGTGGTTCGAACTGGTCGATCTGTTTCAGGCGCTGCGTGGCATGTTCAAGCCGGTGCTCGACAACCCGGAGGTGATCCTGGTGTTCGAGGAGCCCGAGGGCCTGCCGCGCCTCTACACCGACGACCACAAGCTCTCGCAGATCCTGCGCAACTTCATCTCGAATGCGCTCAAGTTCACCGCGCGTGGCGAGGTCCGGGTGTCGGTGCGTCGCGAAGGCGACGAAGCGGTCGTGTTTTCGGTGGCCGACACCGGCATCGGCATCGCCCCTGAATTCCATTCGGCCGTGTTCGACGACTACTCCCAGGTCAATTCGCCGGTGCAGAAACGCCTGCGCGGAACCGGGCTGGGGCTGTCGCTAAGCAAGCATCTGGCGATCCTGCTCGGCGGCTCCGTGTCGCTGCAAAGCGCGCTCGGCGAAGGCTCGGTCTTCTCGGTCCGCCTGCCTCTGCGCACCGACTCTCCGGAGGCCTGA